One window from the genome of Oreochromis niloticus isolate F11D_XX linkage group LG20, O_niloticus_UMD_NMBU, whole genome shotgun sequence encodes:
- the LOC106098288 gene encoding uncharacterized protein LOC106098288 isoform X2 — MNIHRLLLCCFIYELCGLISAQVISVTGTEGRGITVRCHFSVSGSRKFFCKGNCNPGNVLIETSETKAQKGKYSIEYGGTVSYPVLFVTIKPLTKSDAGRYKCGVSGFFVDSEQEVQLIVKAAPTTSSPSSTPSITLSLSTMQVSTADSVSDTRSEHFLPLVVCVPVVVLVLAAVLFLRCKKKTQRKVDGVTLDYRNTKIEPYENCVFHTREDAIYESLDPISRDQDPTYSTLSHTHTTHKGIQDDYNYL; from the exons ATGAATATCCACCGTCTTCTGCTCTGCTGCTTCATATATG AGTTGTGTGGGCTCATCAGTGCACAGGTTATATCAGTAACAGGAACTGAAGGACGAGGCATCACAGTGCGATGCCACTTTTCTGTCTCTGGAAGCAGGAAGTTCTTCTGTAAGGGAAATTGCAATCCAGGCAATGTTCTTATTGAAACATCTGagacaaaagcacaaaaaggcAAATATAGCATTGAATATGGAGGTACAGTGAGTTATCCTGTCCTGTTTGTGACCATCAAACCACTGACCAAGTCTGACGCTGGGCGTTACAAGTGTGGTGTGAGCGGATTCTTCGTGGATTCAGAACAGGAGGTCCAACTCATTGTTAAAGCTG CTCCAACTACCAGCTCACCCAGCTCAACACCTTCGATCACTCTGTCTCTAAGCACCATGCAAGTAAGCACAGCAG ACTCAGTCTCCGACACACGCTCAGAGCACTTCCTGCCTCTGGTtgtatgtgtgcctgtggtcgTTTTGGTGTTGGCAGCCGTTCTCTTCCTCCGCTGCAAAAAGAAGACACAAAGGAAGGTTGATG GAGTAACCCTTGATTACAGAAACACAAAG ATTGAACCTTATGAAAACTGCGTTTTTCACACACGTGAAGACGCCATCTACGAGAGCCTCGATCCAATCAGCAGGGACCAGGACCCAACCTACtccacactctcacacactcacacgacTCACAAGGGGATTCAAGATGATTACAATTATCTGTGA
- the LOC106098288 gene encoding uncharacterized protein LOC106098288 isoform X1 has product MNIHRLLLCCFIYAELCGLISAQVISVTGTEGRGITVRCHFSVSGSRKFFCKGNCNPGNVLIETSETKAQKGKYSIEYGGTVSYPVLFVTIKPLTKSDAGRYKCGVSGFFVDSEQEVQLIVKAAPTTSSPSSTPSITLSLSTMQVSTADSVSDTRSEHFLPLVVCVPVVVLVLAAVLFLRCKKKTQRKVDGVTLDYRNTKIEPYENCVFHTREDAIYESLDPISRDQDPTYSTLSHTHTTHKGIQDDYNYL; this is encoded by the exons ATGAATATCCACCGTCTTCTGCTCTGCTGCTTCATATATG CAGAGTTGTGTGGGCTCATCAGTGCACAGGTTATATCAGTAACAGGAACTGAAGGACGAGGCATCACAGTGCGATGCCACTTTTCTGTCTCTGGAAGCAGGAAGTTCTTCTGTAAGGGAAATTGCAATCCAGGCAATGTTCTTATTGAAACATCTGagacaaaagcacaaaaaggcAAATATAGCATTGAATATGGAGGTACAGTGAGTTATCCTGTCCTGTTTGTGACCATCAAACCACTGACCAAGTCTGACGCTGGGCGTTACAAGTGTGGTGTGAGCGGATTCTTCGTGGATTCAGAACAGGAGGTCCAACTCATTGTTAAAGCTG CTCCAACTACCAGCTCACCCAGCTCAACACCTTCGATCACTCTGTCTCTAAGCACCATGCAAGTAAGCACAGCAG ACTCAGTCTCCGACACACGCTCAGAGCACTTCCTGCCTCTGGTtgtatgtgtgcctgtggtcgTTTTGGTGTTGGCAGCCGTTCTCTTCCTCCGCTGCAAAAAGAAGACACAAAGGAAGGTTGATG GAGTAACCCTTGATTACAGAAACACAAAG ATTGAACCTTATGAAAACTGCGTTTTTCACACACGTGAAGACGCCATCTACGAGAGCCTCGATCCAATCAGCAGGGACCAGGACCCAACCTACtccacactctcacacactcacacgacTCACAAGGGGATTCAAGATGATTACAATTATCTGTGA